In Rhodamnia argentea isolate NSW1041297 chromosome 11, ASM2092103v1, whole genome shotgun sequence, one genomic interval encodes:
- the LOC115747317 gene encoding uncharacterized protein LOC115747317 isoform X1, with product MSSRRAGSSVVHLRPRLSRCFRSDAALEAIARARDERVPNLALYNYPSFSGAFSALFARLFHSRLHVPCLILPFSSVEPFRVEDLHITGLEKCYLLDFLGPKGFAAKLAQRSFCKVIAFEHRKSSFSHTSAKEDCPENLVVHFSTEKSSVTAVYEYFSAQLAENRSTKEGPGLLDPQDQERMEMVLKYIEDGDLRRWTLPDIKAFNIGLSERRSKLNCITNPFIYEQLLDISAVDLIAKGNAYTTARQNSASKFLEKVFKVRLGRGLYGECLGIRADGISDLGDEIGKQLSVISAASGLRSFILKRKPEAKGVLCELLLQPIGAVIYMQRNNLKMSLRTTDDATDTSEVAKAFGGGGTPSSRLAFSEFTLSTYWWFCTFAVDVTLMMLGALGLRVINPTRFSYIMERLLRSLNIESWRMPSRPMIYL from the exons ATGAGTAGTCGTAGAGCTGGATCATCTGTGGTGCATCTTCGTCCTCGCTTGTCTCGGTGCTTTAGGTCGGACGCTGCTTTGGAAGCCATAGCCAGAGCACGCGACGAGAGAGTCCCGAATCTCGCACTCTATAACTACCCATCTTTTTCGGGTGCATTCTCCGCTCTCTTTGCTCGCCTCTTCCACTCTCGCCTCCACGTTCCTTGCCTCAttttgcctttctcttctgttGAACCCTTCAG AGTTGAGGATTTGCATATCACCGGACTGGAAAAATGTTACCTTCTTGACTTTCTTGGCCCAAAAGGATTTGCAGCGAAGCTTGCACAGCGATCTTTCTGCAA GGTAATTGCATTTGAGCACAGAAAGTCGTCTTTTTCACATACTTCTGCCAAAGAGGATTGCCCTGAGAACCTTGTCGTCCATTTCAGTACTGAGAAGAGCAGCGTAACTGCTGTGTACGAGTACTTTTCTGCTCAACTTGCAGAAAACAGATCTACTAAG GAGGGGCCAGGTCTTTTAGACCCTCAGGATCAAGAGCGCATGGAGATGGTACTTAAGTACATTGAAGATGGAGATCTTCGTCGTTGGACCTTACCGGACATCAAAGCTTTTAATATCGGTTTGAGTGAGAGGCGCTCAAAGTTAAATTGCATAACTAATCCATTCATCTACGAACAG TTGTTGGATATAAGTGCTGTGGATTTGATTGCTAAAGGAAATGCTTACACCACTGCTAGACAGAACTCTGCATCTAAATTTCTGGAGAAAGTTTTTAAAGTTCGATTAGGCAGGGGGCTTTATGGGGAATGTCTG GGAATCAGGGCTGATGGGATTTCTGATTTAGGTGATGAAATTGGCAAGCAATTAAGTGTAATAAGTGCGGCATCGGGCTTGAG gtcttttattttaaaaagaaaacctGAGGCCAAGGGGGTGCTGTGTGAGCTGTTACTCCA GCCTATTGGAGCAGTGATTTACATGCAGCGGAATAACCTGAAGATGAGTTTGAGGACCACAGATGATGCAACTGATACTTCAGAAGTTGCAAAG GCATTTGGTGGAGGCGGTACCCCTTCTTCTAG ACTGGCTTTCAGTGAATTCACCCTGAGTACATATTG GTGGTTTTGTACTTTTGCAGTCGATGTCACTTTGATGATGCTTGGTGCTCTAGGATTGAGGGTCATTAATCCCACAAGGTTCAGCTATATCAT GGAAAGGCTACTTAGATCCTTGAACATAGAAAG TTGGAGAATGCCCAGCAGACCCATGATATATTTGTGA
- the LOC115747346 gene encoding MADS-box transcription factor 23-like — protein MDPHSSSGEHITFAKRRNSLMKKVKDLSRLCDAEVGIIIFSCTGQLYEYSSSSMDSVIERYNNLKREPEPELQQTPVDAEVLQEELANLNRQLQGLQEYHRQLMGEDLSGLSVKDMQNLENQLEMSLSTIRLQKEQIMTDQINELHRKRNLIHQENIELQEKCQIHREGSSSSEVNRYHVSYGMNTTDDTNIPIPSPSRRPPRRNRSATPPVTTELALRLPRPGNFINPDDNG, from the exons ATGGATCCACATTCGAGCAGCGGCGAGCACATCACGTTCGCCAAGAGGAGGAACTCGCTGATGAAGAAGGTCAAGGATCTATCGCGTCTCTGCGACGCCGAGGTCGGAATCATCATCTTCTCCTGCACTGGACAGCTCTATGAGTACTCGAGCTCAAG CATGGACTCGGTCATCGAACGCTACAACAATCTGAAGCGCGAACCCGAACCGGAATTGCAACAGACACCTGTTGATGCCGAG GTTTTGCAAGAAGAGTTAGCAAACTTGAATCGTCAACTCCAAGGTCTGCAAGAGTACCACAG GCAACTGATGGGTGAAGACCTCTCTGGCTTGAGTGTGAAGGATATGCAGAATTTGGAGAACCAACTAGAAATGAGTTTATCGACTATCCGCCTTCAAAAG GAACAGATTATGACGGATCAAATTAATGAGCTCCATCGAAAG AGAAACCTCATTCATCAAGAAAATATAGAGCTGCAGGAGAAG TGTCAGATTCACAGGGAAGGGAGTTCCAGTAGTGAGGTCAACAGGTATCATGTATCATATGGCATGAACACCACAGATGATACAAATATCCCGATTCCTTCCCCTTCGAGACGGCCCCCTCGTCGAAATAGGAGCGCGACTCCTCCGGTGACCACGGAATTGGC GTTACGACTGCCTCGACCAGGCAACTTCATTAATCCAGATGACAATGGTTAG
- the LOC115747317 gene encoding uncharacterized protein LOC115747317 isoform X4: protein MSSRRAGSSVVHLRPRLSRCFRSDAALEAIARARDERVPNLALYNYPSFSGAFSALFARLFHSRLHVPCLILPFSSVEPFRVEDLHITGLEKCYLLDFLGPKGFAAKLAQRSFCKVIAFEHRKSSFSHTSAKEDCPENLVVHFSTEKSSVTAVYEYFSAQLAENRSTKEGPGLLDPQDQERMEMVLKYIEDGDLRRWTLPDIKAFNIGLSERRSKLNCITNPFIYEQLLDISAVDLIAKGNAYTTARQNSASKFLEKVFKVRLGRGLYGECLGIRADGISDLGDEIGKQLSVISAASGLRPIGAVIYMQRNNLKMSLRTTDDATDTSEVAKAFGGGGTPSSSSFIIRMDEYNHWLSVNSP, encoded by the exons ATGAGTAGTCGTAGAGCTGGATCATCTGTGGTGCATCTTCGTCCTCGCTTGTCTCGGTGCTTTAGGTCGGACGCTGCTTTGGAAGCCATAGCCAGAGCACGCGACGAGAGAGTCCCGAATCTCGCACTCTATAACTACCCATCTTTTTCGGGTGCATTCTCCGCTCTCTTTGCTCGCCTCTTCCACTCTCGCCTCCACGTTCCTTGCCTCAttttgcctttctcttctgttGAACCCTTCAG AGTTGAGGATTTGCATATCACCGGACTGGAAAAATGTTACCTTCTTGACTTTCTTGGCCCAAAAGGATTTGCAGCGAAGCTTGCACAGCGATCTTTCTGCAA GGTAATTGCATTTGAGCACAGAAAGTCGTCTTTTTCACATACTTCTGCCAAAGAGGATTGCCCTGAGAACCTTGTCGTCCATTTCAGTACTGAGAAGAGCAGCGTAACTGCTGTGTACGAGTACTTTTCTGCTCAACTTGCAGAAAACAGATCTACTAAG GAGGGGCCAGGTCTTTTAGACCCTCAGGATCAAGAGCGCATGGAGATGGTACTTAAGTACATTGAAGATGGAGATCTTCGTCGTTGGACCTTACCGGACATCAAAGCTTTTAATATCGGTTTGAGTGAGAGGCGCTCAAAGTTAAATTGCATAACTAATCCATTCATCTACGAACAG TTGTTGGATATAAGTGCTGTGGATTTGATTGCTAAAGGAAATGCTTACACCACTGCTAGACAGAACTCTGCATCTAAATTTCTGGAGAAAGTTTTTAAAGTTCGATTAGGCAGGGGGCTTTATGGGGAATGTCTG GGAATCAGGGCTGATGGGATTTCTGATTTAGGTGATGAAATTGGCAAGCAATTAAGTGTAATAAGTGCGGCATCGGGCTTGAG GCCTATTGGAGCAGTGATTTACATGCAGCGGAATAACCTGAAGATGAGTTTGAGGACCACAGATGATGCAACTGATACTTCAGAAGTTGCAAAG GCATTTGGTGGAGGCGGTACCCCTTCTTCTAGTTCCTTTATCATAAGGATGGATGAGTATAATCACTGGCTTTCAGTGAATTCACCCTGA
- the LOC115732697 gene encoding oligopeptide transporter 4-like produces the protein MRCSIKPDLYSTPYHHHHHHHHHHQQQQPPSHTRAHFLPPTIMGTLELQPPAATKPPELGAVVDEDDLSPIEEVRLTVTNADDLTLPVWTFRMWFLGLLSCCLLSFLNQFFAYRTEPLVITQITVQVATLPIGRFMAAVLPEAKFRIPGLGPRLFSLNPGPFNMKEHVLISIFANAGSAFGSGSAYGVGIVTIIKAFYGRGISFFAGWLLIITTQVLGYGWAGLLRKYVVEPAHMWWPNTLVLVSLFRALHESDEQRMSQAKFFLIALICSFSWYVVPGYLFSTLGSISWVCWAFSNSVTAQQIGSGMRGLGLGALTLDWTVVASFLASPLISPFFAIVNIFVGYVLTIYVVVPIAYWGFNLYGADRFPIFSSHLFTAQGQRYNIKAIVNNKFELDIPKYEEQGRIHLSTFFALTYGFGFATIASTLTHVAFFYGREIYERYRDSHRGKADIHTKLMRRYKDIPSWWFHLLLVVSLVVSLALCIFLNDQVQMPWWGLLFASALAFVFTLPISIITATTNQTPGLNIITEYIMGIIYPGRPIANVCFKTYGYISMAQAVSFLSDFKLGHYMKIPPRSMFLVQFIGTILAGTINIAVAWWLLNSVTNICQDDLLPQDSPWTCPGDRVFFDASVIWGLVGPRRIFGTLGNYADMNWFFLGGAIGPIIVWLLHKAFPKQSWIPLINLPVLLGAGMMPPATPLNYNAWVLAGTIFNFFIFRYRKQWWQRYNYVLSAALDAGTAFMAVFLYFSVGMENKSITWWGNNGEHCELAACPTAKGVEVDGCPVN, from the exons ATGCGTTGCAGTATAAAGCCAGACCTCTACTCGACACcttaccaccaccaccaccaccaccaccaccaccaccaacaacaGCAACCACCCTCGCACACTCGAGCGCACTTTTTGCCACCGACCATCATGGGCACACTGGAGCTCCAGCCACCGGCCGCCACCAAGCCACCCGAACTTGGCGCCGTTGTTGATGAGGATGACCTCTCGCCCATCGAGGAGGTCCGACTCACCGTGACCAATGCCGACGACCTGACCTTGCCTGTGTGGACCTTCCGCATGTGGTTCTTGGGCCTCCTCTCCTGTTGCCTCCTCTCTTTCCTCAACCAGTTTTTCGCCTACCGGACCGAGCCCCTCGTCATCACCCAGATCACCGTCCAGGTCGCCACGCTCCCCATCGGCCGCTTCATGGCCGCGGTGCTGCCGGAGGCCAAGTTCCGGATCCCCGGGCTCGGGCCCCGGCTCTTCTCTCTCAACCCGGGCCCCTTCAACATGAAGGAGCACGTCCTCATCTCCATATTCGCCAATGCCGGAAGCGCGTTCGGATCCGGGTCGGCTTACGGGGTCGGGATTGTGACCATCATCAAGGCGTTCTATGGCCGGGGCATTTCCTTCTTTGCCGGGTGGCTCCTCATCATCACGACGCAG GTGTTGGGATACGGATGGGCAGGGCTGCTGAGGAAGTATGTGGTGGAACCAGCTCACATGTGGTGGCCCAACACCCTCGTCCTAGTCTCCTTGTTCCG GGCTTTACACGAGAGTGACGAACAGCGCATGTCGCAGGCAAAATTCTTCCTCATTGCACTGATCTGCAGCTTCTCATGGTATGTTGTCCCTGGATACCTCTTTTCCACGCTCGGAAGTATATCATGGGTCTGCTGGGCATTCTCCAACTCAGTCACCGCCCAGCAGATTGGCTCGGGTATGCGAGGCCTTGGACTTGGAGCCTTGACGCTCGACTGGACTGTGGTGGCATCCTTCTTGGCCAGCCCTCTAATCAGCCCCTTCTTTGCCATAGTCAACATTTTCGTGGGATATGTATTAACGATTTATGTTGTAGTCCCCATAGCCTATTGGGGGTTTAACCTGTATGGTGCAGATAGATTCCCCATTTTCTCCTCGCACTTGTTCACGGCGCAAGGTCAAAGGTACAATATAAAGGCAATCGTAAACAACAAGTTCGAGTTGGACATCCCAAAGTACGAGGAGCAAGGTCGAATTCACTTAAGCACGTTCTTTGCTCTCACCTATGGCTTCGGTTTTGCCACCATTGCATCAACACTAACTCACGTGGCCTTCTTCTATGGCAG AGAGATCTACGAGCGCTATCGTGATTCTCACAGAGGGAAGGCAGATATCCATACAAAATTGATGAGGAGATACAAAGACATACCCTCATGGTGGTTTCACTTGTTGCTTGTTGTAAGTCTGGTGGTATCTCTTGCTCTCTGCATCTTCCTGAATGATCAGGTCCAAATGCCATGGTGGGGGCTTCTCTTTGCTAGTGCCCTTGCATTTGTATTCACCCTCCCCATTAGTATCATCACTGCCACAACAAATCAG ACACCGGGACTAAATATAATCACAGAATACATAATGGGCATCATATATCCAGGAAGACCTATAGCAAATGTTTGCTTCAAGACATATGGATACATCAGCATGGCTCAGGCTGTTTCCTTTCTCAGCGATTTTAAGCTGGGACACTACATGAAGATACCGCCGAGATCGATGTTCTTGGTTCAG TTCATAGGTACAATTCTTGCTGGAACCATCAACATTGCAGTGGCATGGTGGCTGCTGAACTCTGTCACCAACATATGCCAAGATGATCTCCTTCCACAGGATAGTCCCTGGACATGTCCTGGTGACCGGGTCTTCTTTGATGCATCTGTTATATGGGGTTTGGTTGGACCTAGACGGATCTTTGGAACACTCGGAAACTATGCAGACATGAACTGGTTTTTCCTTGGAGGTGCAATAGGACCTATCATAGTATGGCTGCTACACAAGGCGTTTCCCAAGCAATCTTGGATCCCTCTCATCAATCTTCCGGTCTTATTAGGGGCAGGAATGATGCCACCAGCAACACCATTAAACTACAATGCCTGGGTTCTAGCCGGAACAATattcaatttcttcatcttccgGTACCGAAAGCAGTGGTGGCAGAGATACAACTATGTTCTCTCGGCAGCCCTGGACGCTGGAACGGCGTTCATGGCTGTGTTTTTATACTTTTCGGTGGGCATGGAGAATAAAAGTATAACTTGGTGGGGAAACAATGGCGAACATTGTGAACTAGCAGCATGTCCAACAGCCAAGGGCGTAGAGGTTGATGGTTGCCCAGTCAACTGA
- the LOC115747316 gene encoding oligopeptide transporter 4-like, which yields MGTLELQPLRATKPSELGAAVNEDDLSPIEEVRLTVTNADDPTLPVWTFRMWFLGLLSCGLLSFLNQFFAYRTEPLVITQITVLVATLPIGRFMAAALPEAKFRIPGLGPRLFSLNPGPFNMKEHVLISIFANAGSAFGSGSAYGVGIVTIIKAFYGRGISFFAGWLLIITTQVLGYGWAGLLRKYVVEPAHMWWPNTLVQVSLFRALHESDKQRMSQAKFFLIALICSFSWYVVPGYLFSTLGSISWVCWAFSNSVTAQQIGSGMRGLGLGALTLDWTVVASFLTSPLISPFFAIVNIFVGYVLTIYVVVPIAYWGFNLYGADRFPIFSSHLFTAQGQRYNIKAIVNNKFELDIPKYEEQGRIHLSTFFALTYGFGFATIASTLTHVAFFYGREIYERYRDSHRGKADIHTKLMRRYKDIPSWWFHFMLVVSLVVSLALCIFLNDQVQMPWWGLLFASALAFGFTLPISIITATTNQTPGLNIITEYIMGIIYPGRPIANVCFKTYGYISMAQAVSFLNDFKLGHYMKIPPRSMFLVQFIGTILAGTINIAVAWWLLNSVTNICQDDLLPPDSPWTCPGDRVFFDASVIWGLVGPRRIFGTLGNYQAMNWFFLGGAIGPIIVWLLHKAFPKQSWIPLINLPVLLGATAMMPAATPLNYNAWILVGTIFNFFIFRYRKQWWQRYNYVLSAALDAGVAFMAVLLYFAISMENKSITWWGTNGEHCELAACPTAKGIEVDGCPVN from the exons ATGGGCACACTGGAGCTCCAACCACTGCGCGCCACCAAGCCATCCGAACTCGGCGCTGCTGTCAACGAGGATGATCTCTCGCCCATCGAGGAGGTCCGACTCACCGTGACCAACGCCGACGACCCGACCTTGCCTGTGTGGACCTTCCGCATGTGGTTCTTGGGCCTCCTCTCCTGTGGCCTCCTCTCTTTCCTCAACCAGTTCTTCGCCTACCGGACCGAGCCCCTCGTCATCACCCAGATCACCGTCCTGGTCGCTACGCTCCCCATCGGCCGCTTCATGGCCGCGGCGCTGCCGGAGGCCAAGTTCCGGATCCCCGGGCTCGGGCCCCGGCTCTTCTCGCTCAACCCGGGGCCCTTCAACATGAAGGAGCACGTCCTCATCTCCATATTCGCCAATGCCGGGAGCGCGTTCGGATCCGGGTCGGCTTACGGGGTCGGCATAGTGACCATCATCAAGGCCTTCTATGGCCGGGGCATTTCCTTCTTTGCCGGGTGGCTCCTCATCATCACGACGCAG GTGTTGGGGTACGGATGGGCAGGGCTGCTGAGGAAGTATGTGGTCGAACCAGCTCACATGTGGTGGCCCAACACCCTCGTCCAAGTCTCCTTGTTCCG GGCTTTACACGAGAGTGACAAACAGCGCATGTCGCAGGCAAAATTCTTCCTCATTGCACTTATCTGCAGCTTCTCATGGTATGTTGTCCCCGGATACCTCTTTTCCACGCTCGGAAGTATATCATGGGTCTGCTGGGCATTCTCCAACTCAGTCACCGCCCAGCAGATTGGCTCGGGTATGCGAGGCCTTGGACTTGGAGCCTTGACGCTCGACTGGACTGTGGTGGCATCCTTCTTGACCAGCCCTCTAATCAGCCCCTTCTTTGCCATAGTCAACATTTTCGTGGGATATGTATTAACGATTTATGTTGTAGTCCCCATAGCCTATTGGGGGTTTAACCTGTATGGTGCAGATAGATTCCCCATTTTCTCCTCGCACTTGTTCACTGCGCAAGGTCAAAGGTACAATATAAAGGCAATCGTAAACAACAAGTTCGAGTTGGACATCCCAAAGTATGAGGAGCAAGGTCGAATTCACTTAAGCACGTTCTTTGCTCTCACCTATGGCTTCGGTTTTGCCACCATTGCATCAACACTAACTCACGTGGCCTTCTTCTATGGCAG AGAGATCTACGAGCGCTATCGTGATTCTCACAGAGGGAAGGCAGATATCCATACAAAATTGATGAGGAGATACAAAGACATACCCTCATGGTGGTTTCACTTTATGCTTGTTGTAAGTCTAGTGGTATCTCTTGCTCTCTGCATCTTCCTGAATGATCAGGTCCAAATGCCATGGTGGGGGCTTCTCTTTGCTAGTGCCCTTGCATTTGGATTCACCCTTCCCATTAGCATCATCACTGCCACAACAAATCAG ACACCAGGACTAAATATAATCACAGAATACATAATGGGCATCATATATCCAGGAAGACCTATAGCAAATGTTTGCTTCAAGACATATGGATACATCAGCATGGCTCAGGCTGTTTCCTTTCTCAATGATTTTAAGCTGGGACACTACATGAAGATACCTCCAAGATCGATGTTCTTAGTTCAG TTCATAGGTACAATTCTTGCGGGAACCATCAACATTGCAGTGGCATGGTGGCTGCTAAACTCTGTAACCAACATATGCCAAGATGATCTCCTTCCACCAGATAGTCCGTGGACATGTCCAGGTGACCGAGTTTTCTTTGATGCATCTGTCATATGGGGGTTGGTTGGACCTAGACGGATCTTTGGAACACTCGGAAACTATCAAGCGATGAACTGGTTTTTCCTAGGAGGTGCAATAGGACCTATTATAGTATGGCTGCTACACAAGGCATTCCCCAAGCAATCTTGGATTCCTCTTATAAATCTTCCAGTCTTATTAGGGGCAACAGCAATGATGCCAGCAGCTACACCGTTGAACTACAATGCCTGGATTCTAGTAGGAACAATATtcaacttcttcatcttccggTACCGAAAGCAGTGGTGGCAGAGATACAACTATGTTCTCTCAGCAGCCCTAGACGCAGGAGTGGCATTCATGGCCGTGCTTTTATACTTTGCGATCAGCATGGAGAATAAAAGTATAACGTGGTGGGGAACAAATGGAGAACATTGTGAATTAGCAGCATGTCCAACAGCCAAAGGCATAGAGGTTGACGGTTGCCCAGTAAACTAA
- the LOC115747317 gene encoding uncharacterized protein LOC115747317 isoform X2, which translates to MSSRRAGSSVVHLRPRLSRCFRSDAALEAIARARDERVPNLALYNYPSFSGAFSALFARLFHSRLHVPCLILPFSSVEPFRVEDLHITGLEKCYLLDFLGPKGFAAKLAQRSFCKVIAFEHRKSSFSHTSAKEDCPENLVVHFSTEKSSVTAVYEYFSAQLAENRSTKEGPGLLDPQDQERMEMVLKYIEDGDLRRWTLPDIKAFNIGLSERRSKLNCITNPFIYEQLLDISAVDLIAKGNAYTTARQNSASKFLEKVFKVRLGRGLYGECLGIRADGISDLGDEIGKQLSVISAASGLRSFILKRKPEAKGVLCELLLQPIGAVIYMQRNNLKMSLRTTDDATDTSEVAKAFGGGGTPSSRLAFSEFTLSTYWWFCTFAVDVTLMMLGALGLRVINPTRFSYIM; encoded by the exons ATGAGTAGTCGTAGAGCTGGATCATCTGTGGTGCATCTTCGTCCTCGCTTGTCTCGGTGCTTTAGGTCGGACGCTGCTTTGGAAGCCATAGCCAGAGCACGCGACGAGAGAGTCCCGAATCTCGCACTCTATAACTACCCATCTTTTTCGGGTGCATTCTCCGCTCTCTTTGCTCGCCTCTTCCACTCTCGCCTCCACGTTCCTTGCCTCAttttgcctttctcttctgttGAACCCTTCAG AGTTGAGGATTTGCATATCACCGGACTGGAAAAATGTTACCTTCTTGACTTTCTTGGCCCAAAAGGATTTGCAGCGAAGCTTGCACAGCGATCTTTCTGCAA GGTAATTGCATTTGAGCACAGAAAGTCGTCTTTTTCACATACTTCTGCCAAAGAGGATTGCCCTGAGAACCTTGTCGTCCATTTCAGTACTGAGAAGAGCAGCGTAACTGCTGTGTACGAGTACTTTTCTGCTCAACTTGCAGAAAACAGATCTACTAAG GAGGGGCCAGGTCTTTTAGACCCTCAGGATCAAGAGCGCATGGAGATGGTACTTAAGTACATTGAAGATGGAGATCTTCGTCGTTGGACCTTACCGGACATCAAAGCTTTTAATATCGGTTTGAGTGAGAGGCGCTCAAAGTTAAATTGCATAACTAATCCATTCATCTACGAACAG TTGTTGGATATAAGTGCTGTGGATTTGATTGCTAAAGGAAATGCTTACACCACTGCTAGACAGAACTCTGCATCTAAATTTCTGGAGAAAGTTTTTAAAGTTCGATTAGGCAGGGGGCTTTATGGGGAATGTCTG GGAATCAGGGCTGATGGGATTTCTGATTTAGGTGATGAAATTGGCAAGCAATTAAGTGTAATAAGTGCGGCATCGGGCTTGAG gtcttttattttaaaaagaaaacctGAGGCCAAGGGGGTGCTGTGTGAGCTGTTACTCCA GCCTATTGGAGCAGTGATTTACATGCAGCGGAATAACCTGAAGATGAGTTTGAGGACCACAGATGATGCAACTGATACTTCAGAAGTTGCAAAG GCATTTGGTGGAGGCGGTACCCCTTCTTCTAG ACTGGCTTTCAGTGAATTCACCCTGAGTACATATTG GTGGTTTTGTACTTTTGCAGTCGATGTCACTTTGATGATGCTTGGTGCTCTAGGATTGAGGGTCATTAATCCCACAAGGTTCAGCTATATCATGTGA
- the LOC115747317 gene encoding uncharacterized protein LOC115747317 isoform X3, which yields MSSRRAGSSVVHLRPRLSRCFRSDAALEAIARARDERVPNLALYNYPSFSGAFSALFARLFHSRLHVPCLILPFSSVEPFRVEDLHITGLEKCYLLDFLGPKGFAAKLAQRSFCKVIAFEHRKSSFSHTSAKEDCPENLVVHFSTEKSSVTAVYEYFSAQLAENRSTKEGPGLLDPQDQERMEMVLKYIEDGDLRRWTLPDIKAFNIGLSERRSKLNCITNPFIYEQLLDISAVDLIAKGNAYTTARQNSASKFLEKVFKVRLGRGLYGECLGIRADGISDLGDEIGKQLSVISAASGLRSFILKRKPEAKGVLCELLLQPIGAVIYMQRNNLKMSLRTTDDATDTSEVAKAFGGGGTPSSSSFIIRMDEYNHWLSVNSP from the exons ATGAGTAGTCGTAGAGCTGGATCATCTGTGGTGCATCTTCGTCCTCGCTTGTCTCGGTGCTTTAGGTCGGACGCTGCTTTGGAAGCCATAGCCAGAGCACGCGACGAGAGAGTCCCGAATCTCGCACTCTATAACTACCCATCTTTTTCGGGTGCATTCTCCGCTCTCTTTGCTCGCCTCTTCCACTCTCGCCTCCACGTTCCTTGCCTCAttttgcctttctcttctgttGAACCCTTCAG AGTTGAGGATTTGCATATCACCGGACTGGAAAAATGTTACCTTCTTGACTTTCTTGGCCCAAAAGGATTTGCAGCGAAGCTTGCACAGCGATCTTTCTGCAA GGTAATTGCATTTGAGCACAGAAAGTCGTCTTTTTCACATACTTCTGCCAAAGAGGATTGCCCTGAGAACCTTGTCGTCCATTTCAGTACTGAGAAGAGCAGCGTAACTGCTGTGTACGAGTACTTTTCTGCTCAACTTGCAGAAAACAGATCTACTAAG GAGGGGCCAGGTCTTTTAGACCCTCAGGATCAAGAGCGCATGGAGATGGTACTTAAGTACATTGAAGATGGAGATCTTCGTCGTTGGACCTTACCGGACATCAAAGCTTTTAATATCGGTTTGAGTGAGAGGCGCTCAAAGTTAAATTGCATAACTAATCCATTCATCTACGAACAG TTGTTGGATATAAGTGCTGTGGATTTGATTGCTAAAGGAAATGCTTACACCACTGCTAGACAGAACTCTGCATCTAAATTTCTGGAGAAAGTTTTTAAAGTTCGATTAGGCAGGGGGCTTTATGGGGAATGTCTG GGAATCAGGGCTGATGGGATTTCTGATTTAGGTGATGAAATTGGCAAGCAATTAAGTGTAATAAGTGCGGCATCGGGCTTGAG gtcttttattttaaaaagaaaacctGAGGCCAAGGGGGTGCTGTGTGAGCTGTTACTCCA GCCTATTGGAGCAGTGATTTACATGCAGCGGAATAACCTGAAGATGAGTTTGAGGACCACAGATGATGCAACTGATACTTCAGAAGTTGCAAAG GCATTTGGTGGAGGCGGTACCCCTTCTTCTAGTTCCTTTATCATAAGGATGGATGAGTATAATCACTGGCTTTCAGTGAATTCACCCTGA